DNA from Acidobacteriota bacterium:
CCCGAGCTGATCCCCACACCCAGCCCCAACTCCGAGGCCAGCCGTTGTGCGGCGATGATCGCATCGCCGTCCCAGACGTCGACCAGCTCATCCACTTCGTCCAGATGCACGATCGACGGAATGAACTCGTCGCTGATGCCCTGAATCCGATGTTTGCCCGTCCGCTTTCCGGTGCGCAGCGTCGGCGAGTTGGCCGGCTCCAGGGGATGGATGGTGATGCCGGGTACATGCTCGCGCAGATAGAAGCCGACCCCCATGACGGTGCCACCCGTGCCGACACCGGCGACGAACGCCGTCGGCCGCACACCGCGGGACCTCAACTGCGCCAGCAGCTCCGGCGCCGTCGTGTCGTGATGGGCCTCGACGTTGGCGGCACTGTCAAACTGTCGTGGCAGGAAGACGTTATCGTGTTCGGACGCAAAGGCCTCGGCACCGGCGATGGCGCCCTTGAAGCCACCCTCTTCCGGCGAGATCGGCACGACGTCGGCGCCCAGACTGCGGATCACCTCGACCCGCTCGCGGCTCATCCAGTCCGGCATGTAGATCCGAACGCGGTGCTCCAACGCGCGACCCACCGCAGCGAACGAGATGCCGGTGTTGCCGCTGGTCGCCTCGGCGATGATGGCGTCCTGGGGCAGGGCACCTTCCCGATACGCATCCTCGAGGATCCGCAAGGCCATCCGGTCCTTGATGCTGCCGGTGAAATTGCGGATCTCGAACTTCGCGTGAACCGTCGTCTCCTTACCGCGATAGCGGCAGTGGATCGACAGCATCGGGGTGTCGCCCACGAGGCAGCGGAGCGACTGAAAACGGTGGTCTCCTTCCTGAATCAAACCGGTGGATTCCACGATTGCAAGACTCGCATGTAGTTGGCCCGCTCCAGGGACGTGGGGTCGGCGACGTTCTTCTGACTCATGCTGCCCTGCATCTGCACGACGGATTCGTATTCGTTGTATTCCATCCAGCGTGTCATCTTCTCGACGACTTCACCGATGCGCCCGACACCGTTGCGCAACAGTTGCGAGGTCATCATCGTCACCTTAGCCCCGGCCATCAAGCCCTTCAACACGTCCTCGTGTCCGTGAACCCCACTGGTGATCGCCAGGTCGACGGGAATTCGCCCGTACAGCAGCGCCGTCCAGCGCAGGGGTAGGCGAAGTTCGTGGGGATCGCTGAGCACCAGATGGGGCACGATCTCCAACTCGGTCAGGTCGAAGTCCGGCTGGTAGAAGCGATTGAAGATCACCAGACCGTCGGCTCCGGCCTCGGCGAAACGACGCGCCACATTCGCAAACGCGCTGAAGTGCGGTCCGACCTTGACGGCGACCGGGATCGAGACCTCCGCACGGACCGCCTTGATGACGTCGACGTATCGTTGCTCGACGGCTGCCCCGTCAACCTCCGGGTCGGTGGGGATGTAATAGATGTTCAGCTCCAGCGCATCGGCGCCGGCCTCCTCGATATGACGGGCGTACTTGACCCAGCCACCCTTGGAGTCGCCATTCAGGCTGCCGATCAACGGCACGTCTAGCGCCTGCTTCGCGCGACGGACAAGATCGAGATAGGCATCCGGCCCCACGTTGTACGAGTCCATCTCCGGCGCATAGTCCAACGCCTCGGCATGGCTGTGGGTTCCGTAATCCAGGTAGTGATCGACCAGATGACTCTCTGCCTCGATTTGCTCCTCGAACAACGAGTACATCACCACGGCGGAGGCGCCGGCGTCTTCCAGGTTGCGGATGCCATCCAACGTGTACGAGAGCGGCGAGGCCGACGGGACGACCGGGTGTTTCAACGACAGGCCGAGGTAGCTGGTGGTTAGATTCATGATTCCCTCGTCCTCTTCTCGGCCAGTTCCTCGTACTGACGACGGCGATCCGTCACCACCTGCTGCGCGGCCTTCATCAACGTTGCCGCCTGCGCCGGCGCGCTCTGCTTCAGAATCCGGTAGCGGTTCTCATTGTAGGCGTAGGTCTCCAACGGAATGCTGGGTGCCTTCGAATCCAGTTGCAGGGGGTTGTCTCCGTCAGCATCGCGACGGGGATCGAAGCGATAGAGCGGCCAGTAGCCCGAGTCCACCGCCAGTTTCTGTTGCTGCAGGCCCTTGGTCATATCGATGCCGTGGGCGATGCAGTGGCTGTAGGCGATGATCAACGACGGGCCGTCGTAGGACTCGGCCTCGAGGATCGCCTTGACCGTCTGCGTGTCGC
Protein-coding regions in this window:
- a CDS encoding dihydroorotate dehydrogenase-like protein — encoded protein: MNLTTSYLGLSLKHPVVPSASPLSYTLDGIRNLEDAGASAVVMYSLFEEQIEAESHLVDHYLDYGTHSHAEALDYAPEMDSYNVGPDAYLDLVRRAKQALDVPLIGSLNGDSKGGWVKYARHIEEAGADALELNIYYIPTDPEVDGAAVEQRYVDVIKAVRAEVSIPVAVKVGPHFSAFANVARRFAEAGADGLVIFNRFYQPDFDLTELEIVPHLVLSDPHELRLPLRWTALLYGRIPVDLAITSGVHGHEDVLKGLMAGAKVTMMTSQLLRNGVGRIGEVVEKMTRWMEYNEYESVVQMQGSMSQKNVADPTSLERANYMRVLQSWNPPV
- a CDS encoding cysteine synthase family protein translates to MESTGLIQEGDHRFQSLRCLVGDTPMLSIHCRYRGKETTVHAKFEIRNFTGSIKDRMALRILEDAYREGALPQDAIIAEATSGNTGISFAAVGRALEHRVRIYMPDWMSRERVEVIRSLGADVVPISPEEGGFKGAIAGAEAFASEHDNVFLPRQFDSAANVEAHHDTTAPELLAQLRSRGVRPTAFVAGVGTGGTVMGVGFYLREHVPGITIHPLEPANSPTLRTGKRTGKHRIQGISDEFIPSIVHLDEVDELVDVWDGDAIIAAQRLASELGLGVGISSGANLLGALQIAHAQGKYAAVATVFPDSNKKYFTTDLCREEPLEPHYHCAELELLGCRVTPPVDYT